The genomic stretch aataccggctctttgagtctggtaattggaatgagtacaatctaaatcccttaacgaggatccattggagggcaagtctggtgccagcagccgcggtaattccagctccaatagcgtatatttaagttgttgcagttaaaaagctcgtagttgaaccttgggatgggtcgcccggtccgccttcggcgagcaccggtcggcttgtctcttctgttggcgatacgctcctggtcttaactggccgggtcgtgcctccttcgctgttactttgaagaaattagagtgctcaaagcaagcctacgctctgtatacattagcatgggataacatcataggatttcgatcctattgtgttggccttcgggatcggagtaatgattaacagggacagtcgggggcattcgtatttcatagtcagaggtgaaattcttggatttatgaaagacgaacaactgcgaaagcatttgccaaggatgttttcattaatcaagaacgaaagttgggggctcgaagacgatcagataccgtcctagtctcaaccataaacgatgccgaccagggatcagcggatgttgcttttaggactccgctggcaccttatgagaaatcaaagtttttgggttccggggggagtatggtcgcaaggctgaaacttaaaggaattgacggaagggcaccaccaggagtggagcctgcggcttaatttgactcaacacggggaaacttaccaggtccagacatagtaaggattgacagactgagtgTAATGACCttcccatttaaaaaaaaaaaaaaacacatgataGTCACAAGCAGTGTGCTTACTTgtttgattaattaaaataaattatgtggcTGGGAGAGATTTCTTCAAAGGAAGGAATTAGTGAGCTGCTTAGTGGATAATTATGAATCAAAGCCAGCTGTCATGTGATCATCAAGCCTGGTGTAGACTCAAGACACTTAGCTTACCATTAGATGATTACTCTCCACCTTCCTCTCTCCCTCCCTGACGTGAAGAAACAAAACTCatcagagaaagaaaaaaattgcagAGAGAAAACAgtgagaaagaagagaaaaagtgaagaaaaaacagaggaaaatcATAGAAAAAATAGACAAGACCTTGGAAGATTTTCTTTCATCCTCTATCTTAGTTCCTTGCTCTAGAGAAGATCAGAAGGTGAGAATCCagagtaaaccctaaaccttgttctgtttttttttgtgaggaACAGATTTTGATTTCTGTTTTCTTAGATCAGTTCAGTTGCAAGTTCAGTAAGGGAAAGGATCATCTGAGTTCTTCTGTTAGTCAGTTGTGGTAAGCTTAATCTTCTTGCCTCAGTCAAGTATTGATCATAACCAGATATTAATCAGTGAAGCTTTGATCTTGGTTGagtgtttaaaatattatgGGTTCAGTTTTATGAGTTTCAGATTAAATCAGTTTCTGGAATAATTAGCTCATATGTTATGAACTGATTAGATTAATTCTGAACTGATCTGATCATTGTCTGAACTTCACTTGAACTGGACTGATTAGCCTTGTCCTGAACCGAGCTGataagatttatttaaaattcttcTTCAAAACCGAACTGAGTATCTAAAGCTAGTGCTTCTGTTATGTTTTGTTCAGCTGCTTGCAAGTCTTGCTGTCTCACTCTAGTCGTCCTTGTACCCGTGTACTCTTTTGGTTCCTTCAGCTTGTTTGAGATCAGTTTCAAGACTTATTTTGAGGTGAGTCTAGATAGTAGGATAATAAATCATGTTTGAGAGTAGCATGATTTATCTGCAGCAAAAAGTCACAAATGAGTAGATGTTATCtaattattctaaaaaaattcTGTGAAGTGTTCATGTAGGTTATATGTGACTTGTATATGCATTCATGTAGTTAAGTATGTAAGTAATAATCATATGAAGTCTTGTCAAAACTCACTACTTAAATATCCCCGTAATATGAAGATCCGTCGCTTGATCGTACGTGGTTCACGTGACGTTTCAAGATGTACGAAGACACGGAGTTACGGTATTGCAGACTAGGGCCGTGTACTGGGTGACGATCCAGTGTCGGGTATTCATCAAGTGATTATCTGAAGGagatgaattttaattatttttattattacccGCTAAGCTCTTAGCCTTTTGTGGTTTCGGGTTTAGCATATgcctataaatatatatttaaaattttgagttaaGGACGGTGGATATGGGGTGATGAATAGGATGAGATTCATGTAGTGATTGAATATGTACTAGTACTTGCATGATCATACTTATGCATTATTGTGATTGCTTGTGTGGATGGTTTATATTTTGTGCTGTGATTCTAGATTCACTGAGTATTTTTACTCACGACTCATTCGTGTGTGCAGGTAACCACTAGGCGGGAGACTTACTCTTTTTGACTAGAAGGAACGGCGTAATCAGCGGTAGTTTTTGTTGTCCTTGCAACGAACCTTCTGTGTATATTACTGTAAAACGTTGTTGGGCGATAGGCCGTAGGTTAAAACTATAAAGGTTTGTAagatgtttaaaaataaataattattgtataaaagaatgtttataAATTACGAGTTCTCATATGTTACTAGTTCTTGTCCGGGACGAACCAACTATCGAATATTGCTTGTCGGGTTGAAAAGCCTAAAGTGATATTCGATGGGAGCGTCGGTGTTCTCGGTTTGTTAATCTAAAGTGATCGGATTTATTCTGAGAACCTCGGGTTGACTTTCAGAGAACAACGTCAGTGTCATTTCTGGTCATTTACGATCGGGGGTGTCACaaaggtggtatcagagcattgtTATACGATGCTTGAATGGGacttgttttaaatatttttcgagTCAAAATGTGTCGCAAGGATAATTAGGATATGCTGGTTTGTTCCTTCTTTTAGAAATAGATAGAACTGGGTAGAAACTTACCATGATCTTTCTTTGCAGATGCCACCGAGACGAGCACGACGTGGTGGAGCTTATCTACCGATACATATTTCTTCATCTCCAGACTCTTCACCGCCATCTACTCCGGCACCACTTCCGACCCCTAGCTTTGAGGCTACACCTTCGGGCTCTAGCCTTGAGTCTGATCCATCTGAGGATTCAAATGAGGATATTCCAGTTCAGATGCCGATGCCTATGTCACCAGATCCTTACTACACAGATATAGAGGTTGATGCTGTTCATGATGCTGCTGACCATCATGCTGCCCATGCTGCTGATCATCATGCTGCTCATGCTGCTGCCGCAGAAGATATTCCACACGTCCATGCTGAAGCACCACCAGCAGCACAACCTGCGCCTGCGCCAACTGATCCAGCGATTGTGGCACTTTTAGAATTGATGGCGGAGATGGTAAACTTACAACATCAAGCTCTCAATGCACAGCGTGCGCAGCCAGCTCCGGTACCTACCACTTCACGTCCGGACTTTTTGAAGATTGTTATGCTCATGAAGAACTTGGGTACTAGACACTACCGAGGAGGGACTGATCCGTTCGAGGCTGATGCATGGTTACAGAACCTTGAGGGAAACTTCCGCGCAACTCGCTGTGAGGATGAGttcaagaaagatgtggctgTGTACTACTTGGAGAAGGATGCATTGAGCTGGTGGTTGTGTGTAGACCGCTACCTAGGTAATGTGACAACTACTTGGTCAGACTTTCGTGAAGCATTTCAGCGGAAGTATTTTCCACCAGAGGCTAGGGATCGTCTTGAGGCTGAATTCATGGCGTTGGTACAAGGAGATAATTCTGTTAGGAGGTACGAGGCAGAGTTCACTCGCCTCAGGCGCTATGTTCACTACGGCCAGGAGGATGAGCCTATGATCATCAGGAAGTTCCTTCGGGGACTTAGTCCAGACGTTAGGAGCCGTCTTGAAGCTGTTGAGTTTGGTAGACTTTCTGACTTGGTGGAGCGAGCAGTGAATGTGGAGGAAGCTATCGTCGCTGAGAGGGCATCGTGGAGTCATTCTGCAGAAATACGACGTCAGGCTACACAGAGTCAGCGCCCGTCTCCATCCATGATGCATCGAGGTCATAGAGGCAGAGTAGTTCGTGGAGGACGTTCAGGAGGACACCGTCAAAGAACTCAGACTTGTTTTGGTTGTGGCCGTAGCGGCCATATAGCTAGAGATTGTCCGAATGGAGGACAATACAGGCCGGCGGTACCACCCAGTGTTACTTGCTTCACATGTGGAGAGCGAGGACATTATGCGACGTCATGTCCCCGTACTCATTCTACATCTTCAGATGCACCACGAGCCCCACAAGCTGGAGCGTCTCGTCCCCCATTACCCTTTCCCATACCTCCAGCGAAGCGTCAGGCCATTTCTGGTAGGGCCTATGCCTTAGAGTTACCTGGACCATCGGAACCGCCGAAGGGTCCTATCACAGGTTTGTTTTCTTATCCTATTAAGTGTTGTGTGATTTCTTTAGAAATAAATTTGATTGGTGCATTAGTGTATAAAAAAATGCTATGTAAATGGTTGAATTATTAATTGACCTTGAAGTCAATTATCTATAGGTACTTTGGTTGTGGGTGGAACTTCCGCCCATGTCTTGTTCGATTCGGGAGCAACACATAGTTTTGTAGCCCCCGAAGTAACATCTAGACTCAAGGGAGAATTCACTAAGGTGAATTTAAATATTCCTGTTTTAACTCCCGGTGATCAAGTTCTTGAAACCGAagtgatgcggccatcaaaccagtggttgaaccagaggtcaaccaaacagtccaaaccggccactttggaggtaccagcgacataggtccagtccacggcgtatatctcgacaaccaaaaggagttttggagcgaaacaaattttaatggattctacactcaagaaggagtccagcccaattggaatatCCAGAAAATCTTActggaccaaggagttatgaattttacaaaccggaggttccccagcccatccatctgcgagtacccgacttttgaaggaaattcaagcccaatgaaggagcggcctgaaccaaagccgatcataggattcaagaggagtctctcatctttccaggaagcccaatatcaggagaaatggccacggaattatgaagttatgatccattctccaaaaccggtcaaaccagttctacacctgcctcaattggaagctaaccggttcaatcagcttcaaaccagacattggcgtccaggagatcatttcaaccaatcaggaggtattaaagaagtccttagctacaccagaacccaggagatcagttggttcaatgaagactcacttaaatcaaaccggagctatttatggaaagattggacaatctttcggtttgatcatttcccagccattccaatccgaccagaagacatcaggactaaaccaagacgtccaggagacattataggagtccaagaagagttctACAAGTCTATGCcatgcaccagcccccattggatcaggaggatccacacttacaccaaactgccttatttggagatccttgcaataaagctccaacagctcttttctcttcagttaaggcacgacctcagcaccttGCAGACCATAaggaagattcccaggaagcttacttaccccctaaaaccgtccagatacaagaagaacatcagccacattcatttggccaagattctcaccattaagcctctaacggctatattccatggagccatcaaacctttgatttcctttgattttatttcgagtttattagtttccttttatcattttatgactgttagagtctgtcttggtcgagcctataaagctctagtctttgtttcattgtaaagcacccatctttgaaagtaatatgaattattcagttttctagttttcttaaaactattgtttgaagtctttagagtttgtgtgaagcagctccagagcaccttgacttatcaagactcctctccatagtgtcttgtggcgtcctcaatccccccatccttccatcccattcatttgccaagcttgagagagttacacaaccagcaagcaaagcaccatctcaatccacttcaatcatcaactgattaggctgagagtgatacacatccagcagcctaattccatTCTATCCCTTGTTTATTTACTCTgatttattcttattatcatcagcatctcatccctttgcatttgtttctgttttgctttataaaaactcataaaaactcataaaaatctatcttctttgttttcaggttgaacctcagttcatcaattcatatggtctgatttccaggctgtatcatttggtatcagagctcaagctcctgactaaggtgatatctatccttg from Raphanus sativus cultivar WK10039 unplaced genomic scaffold, ASM80110v3 Scaffold1926, whole genome shotgun sequence encodes the following:
- the LOC108816377 gene encoding uncharacterized protein LOC108816377, translating into MPPRRARRGGAYLPIHISSSPDSSPPSTPAPLPTPSFEATPSGSSLESDPSEDSNEDIPVQMPMPMSPDPYYTDIEVDAVHDAADHHAAHAADHHAAHAAAAEDIPHVHAEAPPAAQPAPAPTDPAIVALLELMAEMVNLQHQALNAQRAQPAPVPTTSRPDFLKIVMLMKNLGTRHYRGGTDPFEADAWLQNLEGNFRATRCEDEFKKDVAVYYLEKDALSWWLCVDRYLGNVTTTWSDFREAFQRKYFPPEARDRLEAEFMALVQGDNSVRRYEAEFTRLRRYVHYGQEDEPMIIRKFLRGLSPDVRSRLEAVEFGRLSDLVERAVNVEEAIVAERASWSHSAEIRRQATQSQRPSPSMMHRGHRGRVVRGGRSGGHRQRTQTCFGCGRSGHIARDCPNGGQYRPAVPPSVTCFTCGERGHYATSCPRTHSTSSDAPRAPQAGASRPPLPFPIPPAKRQAISGRAYALELPGPSEPPKGPITGLFSYPIKCCVISLEINLIGALVYKKMLCKWLNY